The sequence CGGTGagttccccagcaagccagacagcCTAACCTGGCCAGTGTCTGCACTTTGCTCTCTCCTCAGAGTCTGTGAACAGTTCTAATTGTCCACAGTTGGTTATAAGGTTCACTCAGcccaagcaagcatatttattcataaggtgaaagcattacaaagaaaacatattCAAACACTAGAAGAACCCCCGAACCTGCTAATAAGCTTCCCAGACCTCACTCATGGAAGGACttccaactagggtgaccagatgtcccgattttatagatcCGATTTTTGGATcgttttcttatataagctcctattaccccccaccccctgtcccgatttttcacatttgctgtctggtcaccctacttccaaCCTGTTCTAGGAAGGATTGGGGCACCCCATGCACAGAAGGTCctaagtcagtttaaactcaggctgtttattcaaaagtcctttctttgtctgttggtctctggagaatccagtctgGATCAGTCCATGCAGCCTCTCCAGGTGGTGGcacctctctggaggtgttacaacctgagtgaatttggctaatcaaacccccttcccccccaccccccacactgttcttagttcctggagggcTCTGGTCACCCTTCCCCATGAAATTACTTACTGTCTCCGGCCGTCCATGGTACATGTACTCAATACAGTAAGATCTCCCAAGGATGTTTCAGGATAGCTGTCAGGATTAAAATTAAGCAGacgcataaatctttgcaggagcGCTGCCCAAGACTGAGACTGTAGCGTTCCAAGCCATCCATTCCGTTAACCCTTTGTTCAGGCCGGGATTTAGGTAAATCCTGTCTAATGCCTATAAGCAGCATTGGTGTACGAGTCAGTTTGGAAGGTAGAGAGTCAGAGAGAACCACAGGGTCTGTCTGCATCTAGCTGCTCCAGGagcaaccccctcctcccccttctttGCAGCTGAGCCCCATCTCTCCTGTGCCGGGAGAGGCTTTGCAAAGTCCATCTCTCCAGCcctttggtttttaaaaacaaatcgcCTCGGTGTTCAGATGGGAGCAGCCAGCGAGCTGACGCCTCCATTTAGgttttgtaaataaatatttaccCGGGAGCATCCGGAGAAATACTTGTATGTCCACGGGGGGGCTCGACTTCCCTGCAGGCTTCGCAACCCAACCATCGCAGCAGCGTGCGGGCGTCCGGCCCCCCGAAAGGGCACCTGGCCAGGCGAGCCCTGGGGGTGCCAAGCAGGCGCCTGCGGCGTGTCCCCGGGCGGCGCGGGAGGCGGAGAcccagcagagggagctcagCTTGCGAGACGCCTTCTCCGCCCCTCGCCCGGGCTGCTGCGGCGGTTCCCTTCCCGCGGGGGCCGGGCTCCGGATTTGAAAATGCGGGAGTGGCTGGTGCTGCTGTgcctggggaggaggcgggagaTGGCCGGCCGGGGGGCCGGGGCGGAGCGGGCAGCCTGGCTGCGGCAGTACTACACGCAGAGACAGAAGAGGCTGATGACGGTAAAGGCCTTGGCGGGGGCCGGGGTGTCCGGGCACCGAGCGCTCAGCTGTGCGGGTGCAGGGCCCGGGGAGAATCCAGGTGTGGCGCATCTGGGCGGCGGGGGTCGCGCTGAGTTACGGGCTGATCGCGCTGGCAGGCCGCTGTGGGGTCAGACTGGGGACGGGGGAGACCAGGCCAGGGGCTGTACCAGGATTAGGGGCGGAAGTGGGGGGACATGGAGTACAAAGAGGTGAGAAGGGAAATGGGGCACAAGGAGAGTGGAGGAAaatctgggggtgtgtgtgtaataatTTAACACTTTtaaaccccaccccccatctaGAAAACTTGGGctgaggggaccaacccctgcagGCAGAATAAAGCCCCTTCACTGTTATATTCGACTTTCGTTCCCATCCACGAGCTCAGCCAGGACCATGAGGCTGAATAAAGACTTTCCGCCACCTTCTGTCTCCTAGAGCTTCAGGGCTTCCTTACTAATCACCAGCCCAGCTACCGGGTGGAATGGGCAGGTCCAATGCCGGTTACcgtagtgtgaccagatgtcccgatttttgggtctttttcttataggggctcctattaccccccccgtcacgatttttcacacttgctgtctggtcacccaatgattgttttgttttgttgtataATCCAATTTAAAAAGAGCGATTAAACCTGaatgttaaaacaaaattaaaatgtacaaAACGTGGGAAAAGTTGAAACTGGAACATTGCGATTGACCCGAAACGGGTTTTCCCCCCAGAAAGTTCATTTTGTGGGCCACTTTGACTTTTCATCCCCAGTCGGAATGAAATGTTTTCAAattttctgcagaagagaaattcCAAGTGTCACCCAGCTGTAGCGATGCCGTCCTGCCCGCCTGGAGTTCTCAGTCGGTTGCAGTGTTGTGTTTCACACCCTGCCTCGCCTGCTCCATGCTGGTAAACGGCGGCTGTGGTGCATCCCAAAGGGGGCTGGGGACGGAGAGAGGAGCGGGGCTAAAGGAGTtacccagaaagagagagaggcagggtaTGTATAActgagctaagaggtgaaaacattatctaaaagttgTATCTCACAGGCCTTTGACACTCATTGGGTGAAAGCTGATACAGGGCTGTAATAATACCCTGCTCTTACCTAGCACTCCtcatccatggatctcaaagtgctttaccaaggaggtcagtatcattgtcctcattttacaggtggggaaactgaggcaccaataggcaaaatgacttgctcaaagtcacccaGTAGGTTAGTGGTGGacccaggaagagaacccaggtgtccagtGCACCACCCACTAGGCCAGACACTCATTCAATTCAGTATTAGCTTGGCATTCATGTAGACAGCCTGATACAGGGGGCTGGGCTGAGTGCCAGGGATGGCTGAGCACCAAAGTCAACTCAGTGACTaactgggtgaccttgagcaagtcacttaacaccTTGTGTCAGTTTTCCCCCTGTGTCCAGTAGGGATGATGCTGACCCAATACCCAGGGATGCGGAGAGGATGAATTGATTGTCTGTGCAGCACATTGGTTGGTTGTAGATGCAGTGCTGTAACAGTGCTGAGCATTCTCACATTCCAGTATACGTGTCTGGAAGGAAATGCTGCCTCATGCCTGTAATTGTCAAATTTCAGCTGCTGATTGCCCGCCGGAGGAGATCTAGCTGTTACTTCCACCCACGCTCATGGCCCAGCTTCCGGAACGCTGACTGGTGGGAACAGGTGGTCCTGAAAGACTTCCAGCCTCGGGACTGGCTGGAGAAATTCCGAATGTCCAAGGAGACCTTCTTCTATGTCTGCAACCAGCTGCGACCCAAGCTGTCCCACCCGagtacccagccccaccccatgctGCCTCTGGAGCAGCGGGTAGCCGTGGCCGTTTGGCACCTGGCCACCAATGTAGAGTACCAGACAATCAGCCCCCTCTTTGGGGTGGGTCCGTCCACAGTGCAGAACTGTGTCAAGGAGGTCAGCTACGCCATTGTGCTGCTGCTGAAGCCGCTCTACCTCCGGCTGCCCAGCGAGCAGGAGCTGGAGAACATGGTGCGCATCTTCAGTGCCCGCTGGGGATTCCCACACTGCATCGGTGCCTTGGACAGCCTCCATGTCCCCATCCATGCCCCTGCGCACCTCGGTGCCGACTACTGCAACAGCCAGCGCTGGCATTCTGTCCTCACGCAGGCCACGGTGGATGGGCTGGGTCAGTTCTGGGACATCTGCGCCGGCTTCCCTGGCAGCATGGCGAACAGCACTGTCCTGGaaaactccagcttgtgggtgttAGCCAGGGAGGGCCGCCTCTTCCCAACCCCCCCGAAACATTTCATGGGGAGGGCACAAAGGTATGTCCTGTTGGGAGATGCCTCTTACCCGCTGCGGGACTGGATCCTCAAGCCTTACCCAGAAGACGGCACCctcaccccacagcagctccagttCAACTATCGCCTGAAGCGAGCCCACAGCGTGATCGAGAATGCCTTCCTGCGCCTCAAGGCCCGGTGGCAGTTCCTCCTGAAATGTGACGACTGCAGCCTGGACCTGCTGCCCACAGTCATCCTCGCCTGTTGCACCCTGCACAACGTGTGCGAGGCCCACGACAGCCCCTTCAATGATGAGTGGCTGGAGGTGCTAGAGCCCGCCGAGTTCTCAAAGCCCTGCCAGCCTGTGCCCGTGTCCATGGACGACAGCAGCGCTGAGGAAGTGCGAGAGCTGATGTGCGAATACTTTGAAAGCTACGGAGAAGGCTGATTGCTTCAAAGCAATGCCACGTGCGCTCCAGCTctcaaactttcagtaactctagtACGTCTAACATTGCCCCAGCAATCAAAGGCTACTGAATGGGAACTGTGCACTGCCACATACTGCAGAGCCTTTTCCGTGGAATAAAGGTGGCTTGGGGGCTTGGGAAGGAGCCAGCCCTTCTCAGCTCAGTCACCAGTTCCAGTCTAGAGGAGGTCGGCCGCATTGTGCTACACCAGTCTTCGCTGTGGTGCTGCCAGGCAGCGGGATGGATTTCATGCCTTTGGATTCTGCCAGAGTTTAGACGATCTTGTGTCGTGGTCTGTGAGATGTAAATAAAACAGGGGGTCTAAGTTTGGACAGAAAGAGCGGTGcatattttttttgctttcttcACAAATAAGTCGGGCTCAGTAGCTCAGGGCGATGGGGAAAGGACACGGAGCCTGTCATGTCCCTGGTATGAAGCcagcctgggctgcaggctggCAGTCAGGGAAAGTTACCAGCTGCTGAGTTCTCAGTGGCCTGTGGGAAAAGGTGGGTGGATCTCAGTTCAGCAGACAGGCGTCCTTCACCCAGTGCTACTGTTCCTGTTGGCCCAGTGTCACCTGCATGGGCAGCCTCAGAAGCAAGCGCCTAGATGCCGTGGTGATGGGTGCTCCAGAAACACATCAGCAGAAAGGCCAAAGGTTGGAATAGGCACTATTGTCTGAATCACAATAGCATCTGGAGGCCCCAGCCGAGGACAGGACCCAGAgatgccagtccctgccctgatgagCTCACTGGCTGATAGGGTGACtagacgtcccgataaaatcggggcTGTCCCGATATGTAGgtgtttgtcccgcatcccgaGATTTCACTCCGCCGGCAGCatttggctttttttccccctccgccggcggacccccccacccctcatgtgtcccgatattttcttcctctcatctggtcacctacTGTCTGA comes from Gopherus flavomarginatus isolate rGopFla2 chromosome 24, rGopFla2.mat.asm, whole genome shotgun sequence and encodes:
- the LOC127040040 gene encoding uncharacterized protein LOC127040040 → MREWLVLLCLGRRREMAGRGAGAERAAWLRQYYTQRQKRLMTLLIARRRRSSCYFHPRSWPSFRNADWWEQVVLKDFQPRDWLEKFRMSKETFFYVCNQLRPKLSHPSTQPHPMLPLEQRVAVAVWHLATNVEYQTISPLFGVGPSTVQNCVKEVSYAIVLLLKPLYLRLPSEQELENMVRIFSARWGFPHCIGALDSLHVPIHAPAHLGADYCNSQRWHSVLTQATVDGLGQFWDICAGFPGSMANSTVLENSSLWVLAREGRLFPTPPKHFMGRAQRYVLLGDASYPLRDWILKPYPEDGTLTPQQLQFNYRLKRAHSVIENAFLRLKARWQFLLKCDDCSLDLLPTVILACCTLHNVCEAHDSPFNDEWLEVLEPAEFSKPCQPVPVSMDDSSAEEVRELMCEYFESYGEG